From one Nocardioides scoriae genomic stretch:
- a CDS encoding tautomerase family protein yields the protein MGRDTARKQALNAALAERLERECGLRPEDLVVSLAEVGRDDWSFGNGRAQFVTGELQARPVGRRGPPPCR from the coding sequence CTGGGACGCGACACCGCTCGGAAGCAGGCGCTGAACGCCGCGCTGGCCGAGCGGCTGGAGCGGGAGTGCGGCCTGCGCCCCGAGGACTTGGTCGTCTCCCTGGCCGAGGTCGGCCGCGACGACTGGTCCTTCGGCAACGGACGCGCGCAGTTCGTCACGGGCGAGCTGCAGGCCCGGCCGGTCGGTCGACGAGGACCGCCCCCGTGCCGTTGA
- a CDS encoding TetR/AcrR family transcriptional regulator yields MTADPDRPVTRPTDPPAPSPGPRAERQRVLDVAARRFAAQGWVRTTMAQLADESGVDAARIERLVGTKSEVFTAMVWRAILGEHQGLQEAFDVLRLEEEPDVDARLDVLARAVTAMVARMAHLVPAIAEAVARDATVRGIVQGAELQRVGSTRRLVALLTRGDAARPDAVPEVQMLCSGETYRSMTAFSWSEERYAAWLRQAFDLAVNGTGAVLVDRPAGPAARP; encoded by the coding sequence ATGACTGCCGACCCCGACCGTCCCGTGACCCGGCCGACCGACCCCCCTGCCCCGTCCCCGGGGCCGCGAGCCGAGCGTCAGCGGGTCCTCGACGTCGCGGCCCGACGCTTCGCGGCGCAGGGCTGGGTGCGCACGACGATGGCCCAGCTGGCCGACGAGTCCGGCGTCGACGCCGCCCGCATCGAGCGCCTGGTCGGCACCAAGTCGGAGGTCTTCACCGCGATGGTGTGGCGGGCCATCCTGGGCGAGCACCAGGGGCTGCAGGAGGCCTTCGACGTGCTCCGCCTGGAGGAGGAGCCCGACGTCGACGCCCGCCTCGACGTGCTGGCGCGGGCCGTGACGGCCATGGTGGCGCGGATGGCCCACCTGGTGCCCGCGATCGCCGAGGCCGTGGCGCGCGACGCGACGGTGCGGGGGATCGTCCAGGGCGCGGAGCTGCAGCGCGTCGGCAGCACCCGCCGCCTGGTCGCCCTGCTCACGCGGGGCGACGCCGCCCGTCCCGACGCCGTGCCCGAGGTGCAGATGCTGTGCTCGGGCGAGACCTACCGATCGATGACGGCCTTCTCCTGGTCCGAGGAGCGGTACGCCGCGTGGCTGCGGCAGGCGTTCGACCTCGCGGTCAACGGCACGGGGGCGGTCCTCGTCGACCGACCGGCCGGGCCTGCAGCTCGCCCGTGA
- a CDS encoding RNA polymerase sigma factor: MTPTPVSRIATDPDSLEAFYRAHVEEVQGFVSRRVGDPATGADLTADVFLAAIDRAHTHDPALGSPRMWLYGIARSVVAMELRRSGRHARAVSRVSGRRLLEGDAYQQVVDRLDAEREARRLHRRLEALPDPLRAVLELVALDGLGVADAAEVLGISAGAARVRLHRARRRLTAAPGGDPPEDLAPRPVTVPAREETS, encoded by the coding sequence ATGACACCGACGCCGGTCTCGCGCATCGCGACCGACCCCGACTCCCTCGAGGCCTTCTACCGGGCCCACGTCGAGGAGGTGCAGGGGTTCGTCTCGCGACGCGTCGGCGACCCCGCCACCGGGGCCGACCTCACGGCCGACGTCTTCCTCGCCGCCATCGACCGGGCCCACACCCACGACCCCGCACTGGGATCCCCGCGGATGTGGCTCTACGGCATCGCCCGCAGCGTGGTGGCGATGGAGCTGCGCCGCTCGGGTCGGCACGCGCGCGCCGTCTCCCGGGTGAGCGGCCGCCGGCTGCTCGAGGGCGACGCCTACCAGCAGGTCGTCGACCGACTCGACGCCGAGCGGGAGGCGCGCCGGCTGCACCGCCGGCTGGAGGCGCTGCCCGACCCGCTGCGCGCCGTGCTGGAGCTGGTGGCCCTCGACGGGCTCGGGGTCGCCGACGCCGCCGAGGTGCTCGGCATCTCCGCCGGGGCGGCCCGCGTCCGGCTGCACCGCGCCCGCCGCCGGCTGACCGCCGCGCCCGGGGGCGACCCGCCGGAGGACCTGGCCCCCCGCCCCGTGACCGTCCCCGCCCGAGAGGAGACGTCGTGA